A genomic window from Silene latifolia isolate original U9 population chromosome Y, ASM4854445v1, whole genome shotgun sequence includes:
- the LOC141628928 gene encoding uncharacterized protein LOC141628928 codes for MASPESYADSPFTDDIAMVALPKGFSVPTTTLFDGTTDPCHHISQFKQKMMVTTAMGASKEACMCKGFGSTLNGAVLQWFVGLPNGTISSFADLVNAFNQQFSSSRRTPKQPSDLYRIVQEIGESIRDYVTRFNAEKVSIRGCDMSTAINAFRQSLDKESNLYKELTMYPCERFEEVQQRATAALRLEEDILARKGITNFDKTSRKFAPEKKDDRAKPYSRPNVSRIAEKTQQIDDSSHPPKLSEYGFNTGMEGPLIERTEEPGLLQVAEEVRFRLRKGNLDHPLSRGASRIEEKRRIRVLPSSPPICTKIINVIIGGSELSGLTYSAAKRKATGSKGDHPETSYRVSQRNLPPVTFDETDIESGAEQHDDALTITLSIGNCTVRKALVDTGSSVNLIMLETLKTMGFDKENLIKKSVPLVGFSGETAHSVGEITIPTYIEGVNKLVRYLVIEGPTTYNVILGRPWLHQMKVVPSTYHQCLKFPTPWGTVTVKGDQEESRNCYTQALKATTKLPS; via the exons ATGGCTTCACCAGAAAGCTATGCTGACTCACCATTCACTGACGATATAGCTATGGTGGCCTTACCAAAAGGATTTAGCGTCCCAACGACGACCCTCTTCGATGGAACCACAGACCCTTGTCATCATATCAGTCaattcaagcagaagatgatggttACTACCGCCATGGGAGCCTCAAAGGAGGCATGTATGTGTAAAGGATTCGGTTCAACCTTAAACGGAGCAGTGTTACAATGGTTCGTTGGCCTACCTAACGGGACCATAAGTTCATTCGCCGATTTGGTCAACGCTTTCAACCAACAGTTCTCCAGCAGTCGGAGAACACCCAAGCAGCCAAGTGATctatacagaatcgtccaggagATAGGTGAGTCAATCAGGGACTACGTCACTAGGTTCAATGCGGAAAAAGTCTCAATACGAGGCTGTGATATGTCCACTGCCATCAACGCCTTCAGGCAGAGCTTGGATAAGGagtcaaacctctacaaagaattaACGATGTATCCTTGTGAGAGATTTGAGGAAGTCCAGCAGAGAGCTACTGCAGCGTTAAGGTTGGAAGAAGATATACTGGCTAGAAAAGGTATAACAAACTTTGACAAGACAAGCAGGAAATTCGCACCAGAAAAGAAAGACGACAGAGCTAAGCCGTACAGCAGACCCAATGTCAGCAGAATAGCAGAAAAAACTCAGCAAATTGACGATTCTTCGCATCCTCCTAAGCTATCAGAATACGGATTCAACACCGGAATGGAAGGACCGCTCATTGAAAGAACCGAGGAACCTGG ATTGCTACAAGTTGCGGAGGAGGTGAGGTTCCGATTACGCAAGGGAAACTTAGACCACCCGTTATCACGTGGGGCAAGCAGGATAGAAGAGAAGCGAAGAATCAGGGTGCTTCCTTCCTCCCCACCCATATGCACGAAAATTATTAACGTGATAATAGGCGGATCCGAGCTATCAGGTCTAACATATTCCGCTGCCAAAAGGAAAGCCACCGGAAGTAAAGGGGATCATCCAGAAACTTCGTACAGAGTAAGCCAGAGGAATTTACCCCCGGTAACTTTCGATGAGACTGACATAGAAAGCGGCGCAGAGCAGCACGACGATGCCCTAACTATAACGTTATCCATTGGCAATTGCACCGTGCGGAAAGCATTGGTAGATACAGGGAGCTCCGTGAACCTTATCATGCTCGAAACCCTCAAGACCATGGGTTTTGACAAAGAAAACCTGATAAAGAAATCTGTGCCCCTGGTGGGATTCAGTGGGGAGACCGCACATTCGGTGGGCGAGATAACCATCCCAACGTATATTGAAGGAGTTAATAAACTAGTGAGATACCTAGTCATCGAAGGACCAACCACCTACAATGTGATACTAGGAAGACCGTGGCTGCATCAGATGAAGGTAGTGCCTTCAACATATCATCAGTGTCTCAAGTTCCCAACACCATGGGGCACGGTTACGGTAAAAGGAGATCAAGAGGAGTCCAGAAACTGCTATACCCAAGCCCTCAAGGCTACAACCAAGCTCCCCTCATAG